The genome window GATTCACGCCTGCCTAAAAATAGCATTGAACAGCCCAGACACAGCATGGCACCGGTATCATTGGGCTCCTGCTCAAGAGCATCCAGAAAATAGGCTGAAGCTTTGGCTGCTCTATACTGGAGAAGATCACACAGCCCGATCCCGACACTGAAAAGGTAGCAGTTCCCCCTGACAGCTGCCGCATTGTTGAAAACAGCCAATGCCCGCTGATAGTCGGCCTTCAATAAATATGTCATACCCAGTGCCATGATCTCTTCTGTCAGTGGTTTGGATTTCCTGGAAATCAGGACTGAGATCGCATCCGTGTCCTTGTTCCTAGCCAGATCCCACACTTCTCCGCTGAAACGGGGAAAATCTATCGAGCAGACTGCAGGTCTGGATATCCTTGCCTTCAGCACTTCAGAAGGATTTGCAGGGAGACATTTATGAAATCCTGTGAGCCTGTCCCAGGCCATGCTTGAAACAACCGCAAATTCAGGCAGCTTTTCTGTTGCATCTGCGAACAGCATGTGCAACAGATTGATTGTCCTGGAGTATGAAAGCAGTCTCAGCAGCATGGAAGACTTTTGTTCATTGGGCAGGGAGTAGAAGTGTCTGTCCGCTCCCCCGATCATCACTGTTAACAGATCCGGTTTAAGTTCAGCCAGATATTCATCAATGTTTTCCGCCAGAGTCCAGGATGGCTCACCGCTTCGTCCCAGGTTGATCACCTGGAAGTTCCGGCCGGCTGCGTTCAATGCTTTTTCCAGCTGGCTGGGATAAGCCTGTTCCCTGGGAAGGCCATATCCATAAGTAATGGAATCGCCTGCGCAGAGAATCACTTTAGCTCCGGGTCTTCTCTCTGCTGAAACAGGGCGCATCGTTTCATGAAAATACCCGATGGTTCTCAAAATAGTTTCCAGCAGAATCAAGGCTGTGCAGAGACCCAGAAACAGAACCAGAATCCTTACTTTCATTTCAAAACCCTTTTGGCTCGTCGGGTAAAAGCTCAGACACTTTACTCTTCAGGATTTCAGCGATCTTTCGATTTCCAAGTTCAGAACAGTCCAGATTCGGCAGAAAATAGTCCCATCGTTTTCCTCCCAGTACCCACAGCTTATTGAAAGCATCCAGCACGTCTATAAACAGGACATTCTGCTCGCGGCTCAATTCCCTCATCACAGGGTTTTCGTCATTCGGGTAATTCACAAAAAGCAGTTGCACTCCTTTTTTTCGGCAGATCCCGATGATTAAATCCAGGTCTATCTGCAGCTGCTTCTTAATCGGTTCATAGAGAAGGGCATTATCTCCGAGCCCATGTCTGAGAAAAAAAGCTGCATTCTGATGGCCGGACTTTTCCAGGGAGTCTATGATTGATTGCATGACTTCCTGTCCGCCGAAAGTTGTAATCAAAAAAGTGAGAGCAGGATAATTCCTCTGATCGCAGCGGACTGCCTCCATCAGATATTCTTTTGTTTTTTCAATGGAATTCACAGGATCCAGGCAGCTCTCACTGACCGCCAGTACAAGCAGAGCCCTGCTCTTTTCCCAGTTGAGCCCAATGCCCTTGTTTAGAGCCTTTTCCAGGATCTGCCTGGCTGCAGAAAAATCTTTAGTATGGCTGTAAAGATCCCCTAGGGATGTGTAATTCATAGTCAGCTCCGGCTCAATTCTGATGCCTTCCAGGTAATATCTCTCCGCGTTTTCCAGATCCTGGACATCCAGGGAGCTTCTGCCCAGAAAATTATAAGCCCAGCCGTTCAGAGGATCGATCTTCAGCACCTTTTCAAACCAGAGCTGAGCTGAATCACGCTCCCCCTTCAGCAGCATCGTGGCTCCCAGGCAAAGCATGGCTCCTGTATCGCCAGGTTCCATGGCAAGCGCATCCAGAAAACAGGCTGAAGCTGAAGTCGCTT of Candidatus Wallbacteria bacterium contains these proteins:
- a CDS encoding GDSL-type esterase/lipase family protein, which encodes MKVRILVLFLGLCTALILLETILRTIGYFHETMRPVSAERRPGAKVILCAGDSITYGYGLPREQAYPSQLEKALNAAGRNFQVINLGRSGEPSWTLAENIDEYLAELKPDLLTVMIGGADRHFYSLPNEQKSSMLLRLLSYSRTINLLHMLFADATEKLPEFAVVSSMAWDRLTGFHKCLPANPSEVLKARISRPAVCSIDFPRFSGEVWDLARNKDTDAISVLISRKSKPLTEEIMALGMTYLLKADYQRALAVFNNAAAVRGNCYLFSVGIGLCDLLQYRAAKASAYFLDALEQEPNDTGAMLCLGCSMLFLGRRESARLWFEKVLEIDPANGWACNFLGRCCLDGQDLENALKFYQEGIRLEPELTMNYTSLGELYSHQKDFIKARQVLEDVLKRGIVLDWEKSHALLVLAVSESCLDPGNSTEKARGYLMEAVRCDQRNYGALNFLLTSFGGQQEDLQSAIDSLEKSGHPNAAYFLRQGLEHDFLLHEPVRRQLQLDLSRIIETCREKGVKLVFLNYPNDENPVMKELSREQNIPFIDILDAFNKVWAVGGKRWDYFLPDFHCSELGNRKIAETIAEKIPELLPEN
- a CDS encoding GDSL-type esterase/lipase family protein, with amino-acid sequence MKERVLVLSLGLCAALILLEIVLRTVGFFHETMRPGTFETKPGTRVILCTGDSLTYGYGLPREQSYPAQLEKMLKAEGRDFKVVNLGRIAGASWMLAENIEGYLDYFKPDLVTVMIGRANKYRYSLPNEQKSSLLMKLLSYSRALNLVHMLTANSRQKLPEISRAFRVVWDRITGSHGHLSVNPADTLLTNIPGATVCSIDYPRFSGEVWDLARSKDLKSLNEKISKKSRPETEEITAQGVAYLLNGDYGQACSVFENAIAIRGKCYQFSVGLGLCDLLQYKATSASACFLDALAMEPGDTGAMLCLGATMLLKGERDSAQLWFEKVLKIDPLNGWAYNFLGRSSLDVQDLENAERYYLEGIRIEPELTMNYTSLGDLYSHTKDFSAARQILEKALNKGIGLNWEKSRALLVLAVSESCLDPVNSIEKTKEYLMEAVRCDQRNYPALTFLITTFGGQEVMQSIIDSLEKSGHQNAAFFLRHGLGDNALLYEPIKKQLQIDLDLIIGICRKKGVQLLFVNYPNDENPVMRELSREQNVLFIDVLDAFNKLWVLGGKRWDYFLPNLDCSELGNRKIAEILKSKVSELLPDEPKGF